DNA from Aggregatimonas sangjinii:
TTCCGTAGCCATTAATATTTTTCTGGGTATCGTTATCGTTTGGGCATTTTGGAAACTGACCGAACTATTGGGCATGGAGATGATCAGCAGTATGGTAGGGGCCTTTATGCAGGTAGGGTTGATTGCATTGATTATCGTATTTCAACAAGAGATCAGAAAATTTTTATTGATGATCGGCTCTACCAATTTTGCCAACAAGCGCAATTTTATCAAGCACTTTAAATTTTTAAAGCATGAGGGACTGACCACTGCAACCGATGTCGATGCTATTCTGGAAGCCTGTAAAAATATGTCGGCATCCAAAACCGGGGCCCTTATGGTATTTGCCAAAAGTAATTCCCTTGAATTTGTAAAGAACACCGGAGACCAGATGAATATTGAAGTTACCCGACCCATCGTCGAGAGCATCTTTTATAAGAACAGTCCCTTGCACGATGGCGCAGCGATCATCGAGGGAAATTTTATCACGGCGACGCGGGCCATTTTACCTGTTACCAACGAACGAAAGATTCCGCTACGTTTCGGTCTACGCCATAGAGCTGCGGTAGGCATCTCGGAGAAGACCGACGCCGTCGCATTGGTCGTTAGCGAAGAAACGGGTGGTATTTCCTATGTGCGGAATGGGGAATTCGTATCATTTAACGACTTGGATGAACTGTCGGCCATGATAAAAGAAGATCTGATTTAACCAGGTACTAAAATGGATTGCAAGAACTGTGCACGACCGCTTCGAACCGACTATTCATTCTGTGCCCATTGTGGGGCAAAAGTCATACGCAATCGGATTACCATAAAGAGCCTGTGGTACGATTTTACGGAACGTTTTTTTAATCTGGATAACACCTTTCTCAAAACGTTCAAACATCTTTTCTCAAGACCGGATGACGTTATCGTTGGTTATATCAAAGGAGTTCGAAAAAAATATCTGAACCCTGTAAGTTATTTTACGATTGCTATTATGTTGGGCGGTCTCTTCGTCTATGTCCATAACGAATTTTTTCCGGATGCCCTGAATTTTAAATTTCTGTATCCCGATGAAAGTACTTTGACCGATTCAGAAAAATTCGGGATGGATTTTCAAAAAAGAATAAATTATTATCTGTTCAAGTACCAG
Protein-coding regions in this window:
- the cdaA gene encoding diadenylate cyclase CdaA — translated: MDFLNFIDFKITDVLDIVLVAILLYYIYKLVRGSVAINIFLGIVIVWAFWKLTELLGMEMISSMVGAFMQVGLIALIIVFQQEIRKFLLMIGSTNFANKRNFIKHFKFLKHEGLTTATDVDAILEACKNMSASKTGALMVFAKSNSLEFVKNTGDQMNIEVTRPIVESIFYKNSPLHDGAAIIEGNFITATRAILPVTNERKIPLRFGLRHRAAVGISEKTDAVALVVSEETGGISYVRNGEFVSFNDLDELSAMIKEDLI
- a CDS encoding DUF3667 domain-containing protein, with the protein product MDCKNCARPLRTDYSFCAHCGAKVIRNRITIKSLWYDFTERFFNLDNTFLKTFKHLFSRPDDVIVGYIKGVRKKYLNPVSYFTIAIMLGGLFVYVHNEFFPDALNFKFLYPDESTLTDSEKFGMDFQKRINYYLFKYQSLFYVAMLPFLALISRLVFINRKQFNLSEHFVMNIYAYSQMSIVINSVYILLLWNSKALYYASIGNLVLQIGYFTWVFYKIFNLSIKQTLIKLLFFLLILAVVFFGLMIVASLYLVFMTDTFQNMAPK